A window of Leclercia adecarboxylata contains these coding sequences:
- a CDS encoding mechanosensitive ion channel family protein has product MNRILLVFLTCFLSGLAFMTQAAEPRQAPTEQERARTLYIFHQPIVMLQAKFGLTTPEERVLRIRNTLRNFTQEDVREPLRIVPVTRYNQQGRLIVMNGKPVMLLAQADLDEGDDLTLDQAAQRVLARMEAQRMALRDQYDSGWLALSTVKAAAGLLVFMLFCYGAYRSWRWVRRFYGRRILENRSLIPHRWRRFIGAIETRLYALMMILLAIVAFYAWLSWVFSLFPWTRVWGTSLGDWSIRALRQIALSIVSALPGLLIVMLIFLITAFILKLLKMVLNQVEAGRLQLPGIHPETVGATRKLISVVVWLFALSAAYPFLPGANSLAFKGISVFFGLMLTLGSAGVMNHAMSGLVLIYSRALRKGDVIRVADNEGQVSEIGMLATKIITRENYVVTVPNAVVVSGKITNLSVQNPDGGVNLTVGVTIGYDTPWRQVHAMLELAAKRAQGVDLTHPPLVRQLSLMDWYIAYELQVRLLPGQSLAAARNELHSNIQDVFNEFNVQIMSPNFVMQPEGAVMVAKENWYPAPASAPAGDKG; this is encoded by the coding sequence ATGAACAGGATCCTGCTCGTCTTTTTAACGTGTTTTCTCTCCGGTCTGGCTTTTATGACACAGGCAGCAGAACCCCGCCAGGCACCTACTGAGCAGGAGCGCGCCCGCACTCTCTATATCTTCCATCAACCCATCGTCATGCTGCAGGCGAAGTTTGGCCTGACCACCCCCGAAGAACGTGTCTTACGTATCCGCAATACGCTGCGCAACTTTACCCAGGAGGACGTGCGGGAGCCGCTCAGAATCGTGCCGGTGACCCGCTACAACCAGCAGGGAAGGCTGATCGTCATGAACGGCAAACCGGTGATGCTGCTGGCTCAGGCGGATCTGGACGAAGGGGATGATTTAACCCTGGATCAGGCCGCCCAGCGGGTGCTGGCCCGCATGGAAGCCCAGCGTATGGCCCTGCGCGATCAGTATGATTCCGGCTGGCTGGCGCTCTCCACGGTGAAAGCGGCGGCGGGATTGCTGGTCTTTATGCTCTTCTGTTACGGGGCATACCGCTCGTGGCGCTGGGTGCGGCGTTTTTATGGTCGGCGGATCCTCGAAAACCGCAGCCTGATCCCGCACCGCTGGCGGCGCTTTATTGGCGCCATCGAAACGCGCCTCTATGCCCTGATGATGATCTTACTGGCTATCGTGGCGTTCTATGCCTGGCTGAGCTGGGTCTTCAGCCTTTTCCCCTGGACGCGGGTCTGGGGGACCTCTCTCGGCGACTGGTCGATCCGCGCCCTGCGGCAGATCGCCCTGTCGATTGTCTCGGCTCTGCCGGGGCTGTTGATCGTAATGCTCATTTTTCTTATCACCGCGTTTATCCTCAAGCTGCTGAAAATGGTGCTGAATCAGGTGGAGGCGGGGCGCCTGCAGCTGCCGGGGATCCACCCGGAGACCGTCGGCGCCACCCGCAAGCTGATCTCGGTGGTGGTGTGGCTGTTTGCCCTCTCTGCGGCGTATCCTTTCCTGCCCGGGGCCAACTCGCTGGCGTTTAAGGGGATCAGCGTCTTCTTCGGCTTAATGCTCACCCTCGGGTCGGCGGGGGTGATGAACCACGCCATGAGCGGGCTGGTGCTGATCTACTCCCGGGCGCTGCGCAAAGGGGATGTGATTCGGGTGGCGGATAACGAGGGGCAGGTCAGCGAGATCGGCATGCTTGCCACCAAGATTATCACCCGGGAAAACTACGTGGTGACGGTACCCAACGCGGTAGTGGTGAGCGGCAAAATCACCAATCTCAGCGTCCAGAACCCGGACGGCGGGGTGAACCTGACCGTGGGCGTCACCATCGGGTACGACACCCCCTGGCGGCAGGTTCACGCCATGCTGGAGCTGGCCGCCAAGCGGGCGCAGGGCGTCGATCTCACGCACCCGCCGCTGGTACGCCAGCTGAGCCTGATGGACTGGTACATCGCCTACGAGTTACAGGTCCGGCTCCTGCCGGGGCAGTCGCTGGCGGCGGCCCGCAACGAACTGCACAGCAATATTCAGGACGTGTTCAACGAGTTCAACGTGCAGATCATGTCGCCGAACTTCGTGATGCAGCCTGAGGGGGCGGTGATGGTGGCGAAAGAGAACTGGTACCCGGCGCCGGCGTCGGCTCCCGCCGGGGATAAAGGATGA
- a CDS encoding BamA/TamA family outer membrane protein, with the protein MKRLLLLTALCCGQATSAGLIDPEDGMLDMSHNLQDKPYGFLPIPVVITEPAIGYGGGLFGLFLHGKGTQANGRFIPPAMTAFGGGGTENGTWFVGGGHRRTWQEDHIRYLVAGGYADINLDIYSGDVAGFSRNKAINTETQGYGGLHKLLFRVGDSPVFVGASQSWFRADISAKNNPLIDRLWQRVLGDDSTSSSLGLVAEYDTTDNFFWPGQGVALSGEYQFYGHFLGGDYRYDLLTLDGKVFLPLNPTWTLSLAGNYQMLSQEDQHLPPMARPYIKLRGISSYRYQGEDVSTVQAQLGWQVTPRWVVQGFVGAGSAEDSASDLYTSAEVAWGTGFRYLIAREYGLHTGVDVAFSDHEQAVYFNVGSGL; encoded by the coding sequence ATGAAGCGGCTTTTGCTGCTGACTGCACTCTGTTGCGGGCAAGCCACGTCGGCTGGCCTGATCGATCCTGAAGATGGCATGCTGGATATGAGCCATAACCTGCAGGATAAGCCTTACGGATTTCTGCCGATCCCGGTGGTGATCACCGAGCCCGCCATCGGCTATGGCGGCGGTCTGTTTGGCCTGTTTTTGCACGGGAAAGGCACCCAGGCTAACGGGCGATTTATCCCCCCGGCGATGACGGCATTCGGCGGAGGTGGCACCGAAAACGGCACCTGGTTTGTCGGCGGCGGCCACCGACGGACCTGGCAGGAGGACCATATCCGCTATCTCGTTGCCGGGGGCTATGCCGATATCAATCTGGATATCTATTCCGGGGATGTCGCTGGCTTTAGCCGCAATAAAGCCATCAACACCGAAACCCAGGGCTACGGCGGCCTGCACAAGCTGCTGTTCCGCGTCGGAGATTCGCCGGTCTTTGTCGGGGCATCCCAGTCGTGGTTCAGGGCGGATATCTCCGCCAAAAACAATCCGCTTATCGATCGCCTGTGGCAGCGGGTGCTGGGGGATGACAGTACCTCCTCGTCGCTCGGCCTGGTGGCAGAGTATGACACCACCGATAACTTCTTCTGGCCGGGACAAGGGGTCGCGCTCAGCGGTGAGTACCAGTTTTACGGCCATTTTCTGGGGGGGGATTACCGCTACGATCTGCTGACCCTGGACGGCAAGGTTTTCCTGCCGCTGAACCCCACCTGGACGCTGTCCCTCGCCGGGAACTACCAGATGCTCTCGCAGGAGGATCAACACCTGCCGCCGATGGCCCGGCCCTATATCAAGCTGCGGGGGATCTCCAGCTACCGCTATCAGGGCGAGGATGTCAGCACCGTGCAGGCTCAGCTGGGCTGGCAGGTGACGCCGCGCTGGGTTGTGCAGGGCTTTGTCGGGGCCGGTAGCGCCGAAGATAGCGCCAGCGATCTCTACACTAGCGCAGAAGTGGCCTGGGGCACCGGGTTTCGCTATCTGATCGCCCGGGAGTACGGGTTGCATACCGGAGTGGATGTGGCCTTCAGCGATCACGAGCAGGCGGTCTATTTCAACGTGGGCTCCGGCCTGTAA
- a CDS encoding BamA/TamA family outer membrane protein: MKPGRLTLILSLTLTAWSSEAAMLDQKSMDAFLAKLGADNQYDPLKGINWSVLPGPFYTPELRLGLGMAVAGIYRVDPNDATTQNSSLSFTGFVSASGALGLGLSSYTFFTDDRWRLFVDGSLNRVPTSFWGIGYDAAQGDEQDYTSNAFRIHPVVMREVAEDLYVGVGWDFSTLQADIDHSYPGDVFTRYHAQTSPLASGATVSLNYDSRDVVTRPQRGQLLKVEYSWFDPSAGSDTHFTATEVQYDYFHLLNEKSVLAFDLWGRFTRGNVPWDRLSMAGDDRRMRGYYQGRYRDKDVVSGQVEYRRKLNWRHGYVLWLGAGALGSDIDALGDHPLLPTAGVGYRFEVKPAMNVRLDLGFGKESAGFYFQVAEAF; encoded by the coding sequence ATGAAACCCGGACGCCTGACGCTGATTTTATCCCTGACGCTGACGGCATGGTCATCGGAGGCGGCGATGCTGGACCAAAAATCAATGGATGCCTTTCTGGCGAAACTGGGGGCCGATAACCAGTACGATCCGCTGAAGGGGATCAACTGGAGCGTGCTGCCCGGCCCGTTTTACACCCCGGAGCTCAGGCTGGGGCTGGGTATGGCGGTGGCGGGTATCTACCGGGTCGACCCCAATGATGCCACCACCCAGAACTCGTCGCTCTCCTTTACCGGGTTCGTCAGCGCCAGCGGCGCGCTGGGGCTGGGCTTAAGCAGCTACACCTTTTTTACCGACGACCGCTGGCGCCTGTTTGTCGACGGCTCGTTGAACCGGGTACCCACTAGCTTCTGGGGGATTGGCTACGATGCCGCCCAGGGGGACGAACAGGATTACACCAGCAACGCCTTCCGGATCCATCCGGTGGTGATGCGCGAGGTGGCAGAAGATCTCTATGTCGGTGTCGGCTGGGATTTTTCCACGCTGCAGGCGGATATCGATCATTCTTATCCGGGGGATGTGTTTACCCGCTACCACGCGCAGACGTCGCCGCTTGCCTCGGGAGCTACGGTCAGCCTGAACTATGACTCACGTGACGTTGTCACACGCCCCCAGCGTGGGCAGCTGTTGAAGGTGGAGTACAGCTGGTTTGATCCGTCGGCAGGGTCGGATACCCATTTCACCGCCACCGAGGTGCAATACGATTATTTCCATCTGCTGAACGAAAAGAGCGTGCTGGCGTTCGATCTCTGGGGGCGTTTTACGCGGGGCAATGTGCCCTGGGACAGGCTCTCGATGGCCGGGGACGACCGTCGCATGCGCGGTTACTACCAGGGGCGCTATCGTGACAAAGACGTGGTGAGCGGGCAGGTGGAGTACCGGCGCAAGCTGAACTGGCGGCACGGGTATGTGCTCTGGCTGGGGGCGGGGGCGCTGGGGAGCGATATCGACGCTCTCGGCGATCATCCGCTGTTGCCTACCGCCGGGGTGGGATACCGGTTTGAAGTCAAACCGGCGATGAACGTCCGGCTGGATCTGGGGTTTGGCAAAGAGAGCGCGGGGTTCTATTTTCAGGTTGCGGAGGCGTTCTGA